In the genome of Dyadobacter fermentans DSM 18053, the window GTCGTTCGTAAGAAGGTAAATCTGTTCTTTCTGCTGAATAAATTAAAGTTTTTCAAGACCGGTAAAGGGAGTAGTTAAAAGAAGTTCAAGATAGCGCATTGCCACGGAATTTGCAGCAAATGCGCCGATTTTGATCCTGTCGTTTCAACTCCCTAACTCAATTCGCAGCCGGTCGCTCACTGGTTCAGCAGATCGCCCGCTTTGCTTTCATTACTGAGCAATTGCTCGAACAGCTTCCATCTCTTGTCCGGGTCCGTGCCGCCATCCTGCGATTCGATGTACTTTTTGACAATGTCCTGCCCGTAATTGTAATTGATCACGTAGCTTCTGTATTTCCGGATGAAGCGCAGGTAATCCGTGGCGCCTTTTTCCGGCAGAAGGCAATAGTCGGTCAGCCACCGCTTTGCTTCCTTATCGCTCATACCGCGGTCGAGCATACCGCGGGCCACCTCGTTGCGGGCGTAGTTGAGCGCCGAGCGGATCGCCAGCGCTTCGAAATACACCCCGATTTGCGCGGTGTCCAGCCCGGCCAGCGGTATCAGCACTTTTTTGCAGAACTCCTGTTGCTCGTTACCGGGAAATGCCATCGAAATGCCGTAGTTGGCACTTCCCTCGGCGATCAGCGATTGCGGGCTGAATAACGGGTACAGCGAGATCTCGGTCCAGCCTTTATCACGGAAAAGGTTTTTCTCCAACAATGCATTATAAACATGGTGGCCCGGATAGCCCTCATGGCAAGCCAGGTCGATTGCACGCTCGATGTAAATCGGCTGGCTGACATTGATCTGGATCACGCTTTTGTAATTGCCCTTGTACCAGTTGTACCCCGACCACGGCTTGTCCTCCACATATTCCAGCCTGAAATCCTCCCCGGCCGGCAAGGTGTAATGCACCATCGTGCGTTTGCGGGCTTCGGTAATGGCGGCGCGGAATACGGTGTCGATCTTGTCCTTAGGGATCAGGAAGCGGTTGGCCAGGGCCTGGTATCGGTTCGGGATAGGCCCTTTGCCGGGCAGCAGGGCGTCGAGCCGGGTGATGAGTTCGCGGAAATGCTGCTCTTCATGCACAGGTGCCACCGCATCGAAAAGCGCTTTGGATTCGGCATCGAATGGCACGAATGTACCGGAAAATATGTGCACGCGCCGCTGAAATGCCGTGAGCTGGGCGGACATCCACCGCGCGCGGCGGGCAGCCGTGTCGTTTTCCGTTTGCGACGAAAACTCGGTGAGTGCCTTCTTCAAGCCGGCGATCTTCCGCAGAAACGCTTCTTTGGGAAATTGTGAAGTGTCTGTTTTTGCCGGCCGCAGCGAATCCGGCCCGTAATAGGCATCCACGAAATCGCCGTCGTACCGTCCGATCGAGAGCCCGAGCTTCACGTACTCGTGCGCAATGCTGTCGAGGTGGCCGGTGTGGGTGGCAGGTTTGCTTGGCCGGCTGCACGAAACGGCGATGAATGCGGCGATCAGGATCAGACAATTTTTTAGCATAACATATGGATATTCAGTGTGTAAGCCGGTACGGGAGATTTATGAATGGGAGCGCGGGCAGGCAGCTTACGTCCGGATAGCACGCCCCAATTCGAGCTTAAAATACACAGGTTATCGCGAAAGTGGAGCTGGAACAGAAATATTAACAGTCCACTTGCCAGGAAATATCTCGTGGCACGTACTTGAAAAGGGGGAACAATGAACAGGGTCGATGTCCGATACAGGGAAGATGAACTCGTTATGATGCTCAAAGCGAACAATCGCAGTGCTTTTGAGTTCTTGTATGACCACTATTCGGCAGCGCTGTACGGGGTTGTTCTCCGGATCGTCAGGGAAGAGGAGTGTGCTGCCGACGTTTTGCAGGACAGCTTTCTGAAAATCTGGCGTAATATCGGCAGCTATTCGGCGGAGAAAGGCACGCTGTTCACCTGGATGCTCAACATTGCGAGAAATACCGCCATCGACAAACTCCGTGTTGAAGCCAAAATAGAGCGGAATGTCGTTCGGCTGGATTTGCCCGGCGGTATTGCTCACGAGGTGGCCGACGGCTCGAACTACGCACTATTTGAAATCGACGTGAAGACGTGGGTCGGGCGGTTAGCGCCGGACCGCCGCATGCCGATCGAGCTCGTGTACTTACACGGGTACACGCATGAAGAAGCCGCAAAGGTACTATCGATCCCGCTCGGCACGTTGAAATCGAGGGTTCGTAAAGGTCTTCAGGAACTCCGTTCGGTGTTTTCTACCCCGGAAATCCAACTAAAAATTGCCTAAAATCCTATTTATGATTTGATGCCTTTTGTAAAAATAACTCGAGAGTTATTTGGCGTCACCGCATTTTCACGGCCCGATTATTCTGCCGGACGTGTTAAATGGCGGTGTTTTTTATTGCTATGCTGCGGTAAAATGAGAAATTATTTGGCACAAAAACGCATAAATCCGAAGAGGATGTAGCTAAAATGCTGGAACACAGTAATAAATTGATTGTATTTTGTTCGTAGTCGCAATAAACCTTGTAGAAGTGACCATTTGAGTGAAAAAAAGTTTTGTCGAAATTCTTCAGTGAAAACGCTCATTCGGCGACAGCAAGTCATAGACGCGACGAGTGCCATTAGTTCCTCAAAACACGCATTTAGTACCTCAAAATGCGCCTTTCGATAATTTTAAGTGTAGAAGTTTTACTTCCGCCGCCGTCACGATTGCGACTAAGCGATGATTTTGGAATAGCAGCTAACCTGTACGAAGTGCGTACCCGATTTCCCATGTAACTGACCTTTACGGCAAAATAATGTTCTGTTCGGATGTAACCGATCGACCTGTGCGTTGTTGTTGTCGATGTGCCGCTGAATTGGAAAAGTTATATTATTAGTTTTAGCGAATGTTGCAACCACTTTGAATTCATCTTAAAAACTATTTTCTGAATTATCGCTTATTAAAGCTAATTAATTCATCTATTTTTTGTAGAAATAATTATTGAAACTGGAATAGAAATATTTGAAAATTGCTGTTAAACATAATTATTACGTAACTGTCATATAAAAAAAGTGCTATTTTCTCTTGATCTAATTTTTACCTTTGCAGCGTACATTTTGTTGGCAAGCGAATCAGCTAATCAATTACTAATCAATTATGTTATGAAAAATTTTACGTTTCTCTTTACCCTTTTACTCTTAACCCTGGGCTTCGCCTTCCAGGCCAGCGCAACGAGTTATTGCGATTGCGAGAACAATAAGCTTAACAATGGCGGCTTCGAAAGCGGGACTAACGGCTGGACAACGGTCTTCGGAAGCTTCGGAACCAACGACTATTACAAGATGTGTGGTTGGAAAGGCGGTGTCATTGGCGATAACAAGGACAACGCGGCAAAGATTTATCAGGATGTTAACATCACCGGCGGTAGCGAAGTAACGCTCACCGTATATGGTGGTACGCACAAGAGCCGGTACGACCATACATTCTCACTGATCTTCCTCGACTCCAACGGCAATCCTGTGGGTGATGCGGTGGTTAAGCAGGTAGATTACGTGGTTAATAACAGTAATTTGCAGAAGTATACGCTCGTCGGAACGGCACCGTCCAATGCGGTGAAAGTTCGTTTCCAGGCTTACGCGCAAAAAGATTATCTGAAAATTGACGCGGCATGTATGAAGGTGAAGACTAAAACACCTGTAAGCTGCGAGTGCGTTGAAAACAACCAGTATATCAAGAATGCAAGCTTCGAAAACGGCACGGCTGACTGGCAATGGGTTCCAGGACAGTCACAGGCTACATTCACGAAGGACGAAGGCTACAACATGTGCGGTGATAAGAATGGTTTGCTCTACAAAAAAGGAAAAATCTATCAGGACATTTCCTTGGTGCCGGGTTCATCCATTCAGATCAGCGCCTACGGCGGTACCCATACGAACGACAATTGGAACAGACATTATTTCAAAATCACTTTCTACGACGGACAAGGTAACTTGCTGGGTGATTCATCCCGCGTGCTCATGGATCACATCGTAGGTAGCGACAAGCAACTGAAAAAATTCGATCTGTCCGCAACTGCCCCTGCGGGTTCGGTAAAGGCACGTTTCACGGTTGAGTCAACCGGCGATTATTTCAAGGTAGATGCGATTTGTACGACTGTAACGCAGCCTATTACCTGTCTGGAATGTAATGGCAACACGCTCAAAAACGCGAGCTTCGAGGATGGTACGAACAACTGGAGCGTAACCGGTACATTGTCGGTAGATGCGCTGTACGCTGTGTGCGGTTCGAAAGGTGCCAAACTGACCGGCGCGGGCAAGTTCTGGCAGGATGTGGAAGTTCAAACGACTTTCGGAAGCCAGGTGAGCCTTACCATCTATGGCGCATTCGACAATGCCAATAGCCAGGTTTTCCAACTATTGTTCCTGGATGAAACCCAGTCGGAAATCGGCCAGGTAACCAAAGAGGTGACCAAATCGCTGACGACAAGCCCGTGGGGCCTTGAAAAATATACATTGTCCGGAACGCTTCCGAGCAATACCAAATACGTTCGCGTGCTTGCATCATCGGCCGGTGGAACATTTGTGGCAGACAATGCATGTCTCGTATTCTCGGGCCCTCCATTGCCTGTAACACTGTCGGCATTCTCTGCAAAAAAAGAAGGTGCTACCGCGCAACTGACCTGGGCAACTACTTACGAAACCAACTCGGCTTACTTCGAAGTGCAGCACAGCCAGGACGGCAAGAAATGGACGGCGCTGACGCAACTGGATGCCAAAGGCGAAAGCAAGCAGCTTGAAACTTACACTTATACGCACACCAATCCATTTGCCGTGAACCTGTATCGCCTGAAAATGGTGGATCTTGACGAAACTTTCGCTTACAGCGCGATCAAGAGCCTGAATTTCGATGGCCAGGAGCAAATGAACGTTTATCCGAACCCGACTGTGGATCGTATTAAAGTGAGCAGCAACCAGCTCGTTACCAATGTGAAAGTGTACAGCGCGAACGGTGTGCTGGTACTCAACACGAAGCCTGATCCTGCCAGCGAAGTGGATCTGACGCGGCTTTCACAAGGCACGTACTTTGTGAAAATCAATGACGGCCCGCTGATGCGCAAAATTCTGATCGTGAGGTAATCTTCCGATAACCATACCGGTCAATCTTAAAGCCCTTCGTCCGCAGTTTCCGGACGGAGGGCTTTTGTTTACATATTAGTTTTAACTTTCGTACATAAAAGCTAATCGGTTACGGGTTTGACAACGCTTATTGATCATCATATAAAGGATTCGGGGTATGAGCAGGCGGTAGCAGGGCCATTGTCGCGGGCCAGCTTCGGAAGCGATTTTAAATGGGGCGTAGCCACGGCGGCCTACCAGATCGAAGGTGCAGTGAACGAGGATGGCCGCAGTGATTGTAACTGGGATGTTTTTACCAGAAAGAAAGGTAAAATCAGCAACGGCGACCATGCGCGGCATGCCTGTGACTTCTACCATCGCTACGAGCAGGATCTGGAACTCGTGAAGGAATTAGGCTTTAAGGTATTTCGTTTTTCGCTTTCATGGTCGCGGATATTGCCTGATGGCCATGGACGGGTGAACCAGGCCGGGATCGATTTCTACAACCGGCTCATCGACCGCTCCATTGCGCTTGACATTGAGCCCTGGATCACATTGTACCATTGGGACCTGCCGCAAATCCTCGAAAAATCGGGCGGCTGGAAAAACCGGCGGGTCGTTGAATGGTTCGCCGAATACACGGCCGTGTGCGCCCATGCATTCGGCGATCGTGTGCGGCATTGGATCGTGCTGAACGAACCGCTGGCCGTGGCGGGCCTCGGCTACACCACCGGTGAGCACGCGCCGGGAAGTAAAGGCATTCATAACTTTCTTCCAGTGGTGCATCATCTGGCGCTGAGCCAGGCGGAAGCAGGCCGGGTATTGCGGGCAATATTGCCCCACGCACGGATCGGCAATGCGATTTCCTGCTCCTATGTGCATCCCAACAGCCAGAGCGCGGCGGATGTGCGTGCGGCAAGGCGCGCCGATGCGATCATGAACCGGCTTTTTATTGAACCGGCACTAGGCCTGGGTTATCCCAAAGATGCATTTCCGTTTTTGTCCAATATCAAAAGGTTTATGCGTGAGGGCGACCGGGAGAAGCTGAAATTCGATTTCGATTTCTGGGGGTTGCAAAACTATTTCAGCGTAGTGGTACAGCATTCGTACCTCGCGCCGGTGTTGTGGTTGAAAGAAGTGCCCGCTACGCTGCGCAACGCGCCCACAACGGCGCTGGGTTGGGAAATCAGCCCGGCCGGGATGTATGAAATACTGAAACAATTCAGTCGCTATGAAGGCGTGCGGGAATTGGTCATTTCGGAAAATGGAGCGGCTTTTAAGGACAAATTAAAAGACGGAAAAGTGGACGATACCGCCCGCCAGGCCTATTACCATGATTACCTGGGCGCAGTGCTGAAAGCCCGGAACGACGGCGTGAATGTGACCGGCTACTTCGCCTGGACGCTGCTCGACAATTTCGAATGGGCGCACGGATACTCCGCCCGTTTCGGCCTGGTGTATGTCGATTTTAAAACGCAGGAGCGTATTGTGAAGTCGTCAGGCCGATGGTTTGCCGACTTCCTGAATCAGGAAGAAAAGTAGCCTGGCTTCCAACTATTTCTGAAAACGGGGTGTCTAACCGACATATTTAAACCCGTAAAAACATGAAAATCCTGATCGTCGTTTTCGGTTTGCTGGCCTGGATAGGCTGTCACGACGAAAGCAAAGACATTAACCTGGAAATATACGAAGCCGAGGCAACCTGGACCAACATGCTCGCGGTGGACGGCTGCTCCTGGCATTTCAGCGTCGCTTCGGGCGACTCAACTGTATCGCTGCTGCCCGACGAAGCCTCCAAAGTCAAAATCGAGAAGGAACTGGGCAAATCCGAAGACTATTACAGCTTTACCAAAGTACGCCTCAAATACAGCCTCACCGGTGCCAAAGCAACCGTTCCCTGCGGCTGGGGCGCCACCGGCACTTTCGATGAGATTAAAATCGTTGAAATCAAGAAACAATAATCCTTACAATTGGAGGATCTTTTTCGCCTCCTGTTCCGAGTAGTAAGGACCCAATTCCGCTTCATCAATAATCTCCTGCACCTGCTCATCCGTGGCAGGTGTAGCTGCTTTAGAGGTAGCCTCCGGGTGCTCTTCTTCGAACACGATCGTGCCTTTTCTCTGAAGTGTTTGCAGGATTTCAAATACTAATGTCTCTTCGGACTCGCTGACGGCTTTTACGCGAAATGTTTTCATATCAATAACTGATTTAGAATTGAGAAACTGCAAAAATTATACCGTCGCAAACTTTTAATTTATGCCATGCAACTTCACGGCTAAGTTTGGCATCATTGGGTGGAACAAATCCCAACGACCATGAAAATTAAACAACTACTTACGCTCGTCCTGTCTGCGTTCGCTTTCGTGAGCGTGTGTGCGCAAGGCGATAATGACAAACCTTACGTTACTAAAAACTTCAACGGCTCATCCCTGAAAGCATTACAGGTAGAAACTTCCGGCGGCTCGATCTCAGTGCTCGGCGGACAGTCGGGCGGATTCAAAGTGGAAATGTACGTTCGCGGCAACGGCTGGAACAGCAATAAGGAACTGACAAAAGAAGAAATCGAGGACCGCCTGGAAGACTACGACATCCTGATCGGCACGGAAGGCGACAAGGTAGTGGCCACCGCCCGCCGGAAAAATAACCTGCAATGGAATGAGAAAAGAAACATTTCCATTGCATTCAAAGTAACCGCGCCGCGTAATGTCGCCACGAACCTGAAAACGAGCGGCGGCAGCATTAAAATCGCCTCACTCACCGGCGAGCAGAATTTCACAACCAGCGGCGGAAGCCTGAAAATCGAGGATCTGGATGGCGTGGTCAATGGCCGGACTTCCGGCGGCAGCATTGATGTGGCGCGTTGCAGCAAGGAAATCAACCTGCACACCAGCGGCGGAAGCATTAAGGCGAATGAACTGAAAGGTAAAATCGAACTGAAAACTTCGGGCGGAAGCATTGAACTGGCGCAGCTGAATGGCGATATCGTGGCGCACACCAGCGGCGGGAGCATCCGGGGTGAAGGCGTGGACGGTTCACTGGATGCGGGTACTTCGGGCGGGTCGGTGCGGCTGGCCAACGTGTCGGGCAGCGTGCGTGCGAGCACCAGCGCAGGAAGCATTGAACTGGAACTCAAATCCCTGGGCAAGTATGTAGACCTCTCGACTTCTGCCGGAAGCGTACGCGTTTCGATGCCGTTGGATAAAGGAGTGGACCTGAATCTGAAAGGTAACAAAGTAAATATCCCGCTGAAAAACTTCGACGGTTCGGTTGAAAAAGACCGCGTGCAGGGCAAAATGAACGGCGGAGGCATTCCGGTGACATTATCCGCAAGCGCAGGAAGCGTTTATGTGAATCAGTAAAATATATTTGAATGCAACACAAATGAGCAGGCGGTTTACCGTCTGCTCATTTGTGTTTAAAAACCTGTTACCAAAAGACGGT includes:
- a CDS encoding RNA polymerase sigma factor, with the translated sequence MNRVDVRYREDELVMMLKANNRSAFEFLYDHYSAALYGVVLRIVREEECAADVLQDSFLKIWRNIGSYSAEKGTLFTWMLNIARNTAIDKLRVEAKIERNVVRLDLPGGIAHEVADGSNYALFEIDVKTWVGRLAPDRRMPIELVYLHGYTHEEAAKVLSIPLGTLKSRVRKGLQELRSVFSTPEIQLKIA
- a CDS encoding GH1 family beta-glucosidase: MTTLIDHHIKDSGYEQAVAGPLSRASFGSDFKWGVATAAYQIEGAVNEDGRSDCNWDVFTRKKGKISNGDHARHACDFYHRYEQDLELVKELGFKVFRFSLSWSRILPDGHGRVNQAGIDFYNRLIDRSIALDIEPWITLYHWDLPQILEKSGGWKNRRVVEWFAEYTAVCAHAFGDRVRHWIVLNEPLAVAGLGYTTGEHAPGSKGIHNFLPVVHHLALSQAEAGRVLRAILPHARIGNAISCSYVHPNSQSAADVRAARRADAIMNRLFIEPALGLGYPKDAFPFLSNIKRFMREGDREKLKFDFDFWGLQNYFSVVVQHSYLAPVLWLKEVPATLRNAPTTALGWEISPAGMYEILKQFSRYEGVRELVISENGAAFKDKLKDGKVDDTARQAYYHDYLGAVLKARNDGVNVTGYFAWTLLDNFEWAHGYSARFGLVYVDFKTQERIVKSSGRWFADFLNQEEK
- a CDS encoding T9SS type A sorting domain-containing protein, producing the protein MKNFTFLFTLLLLTLGFAFQASATSYCDCENNKLNNGGFESGTNGWTTVFGSFGTNDYYKMCGWKGGVIGDNKDNAAKIYQDVNITGGSEVTLTVYGGTHKSRYDHTFSLIFLDSNGNPVGDAVVKQVDYVVNNSNLQKYTLVGTAPSNAVKVRFQAYAQKDYLKIDAACMKVKTKTPVSCECVENNQYIKNASFENGTADWQWVPGQSQATFTKDEGYNMCGDKNGLLYKKGKIYQDISLVPGSSIQISAYGGTHTNDNWNRHYFKITFYDGQGNLLGDSSRVLMDHIVGSDKQLKKFDLSATAPAGSVKARFTVESTGDYFKVDAICTTVTQPITCLECNGNTLKNASFEDGTNNWSVTGTLSVDALYAVCGSKGAKLTGAGKFWQDVEVQTTFGSQVSLTIYGAFDNANSQVFQLLFLDETQSEIGQVTKEVTKSLTTSPWGLEKYTLSGTLPSNTKYVRVLASSAGGTFVADNACLVFSGPPLPVTLSAFSAKKEGATAQLTWATTYETNSAYFEVQHSQDGKKWTALTQLDAKGESKQLETYTYTHTNPFAVNLYRLKMVDLDETFAYSAIKSLNFDGQEQMNVYPNPTVDRIKVSSNQLVTNVKVYSANGVLVLNTKPDPASEVDLTRLSQGTYFVKINDGPLMRKILIVR
- a CDS encoding DUF4097 family beta strand repeat-containing protein produces the protein MKIKQLLTLVLSAFAFVSVCAQGDNDKPYVTKNFNGSSLKALQVETSGGSISVLGGQSGGFKVEMYVRGNGWNSNKELTKEEIEDRLEDYDILIGTEGDKVVATARRKNNLQWNEKRNISIAFKVTAPRNVATNLKTSGGSIKIASLTGEQNFTTSGGSLKIEDLDGVVNGRTSGGSIDVARCSKEINLHTSGGSIKANELKGKIELKTSGGSIELAQLNGDIVAHTSGGSIRGEGVDGSLDAGTSGGSVRLANVSGSVRASTSAGSIELELKSLGKYVDLSTSAGSVRVSMPLDKGVDLNLKGNKVNIPLKNFDGSVEKDRVQGKMNGGGIPVTLSASAGSVYVNQ